The Phormidium ambiguum IAM M-71 nucleotide sequence CGCTCAATGTAGTAATTGATTTACCAGATTTTTTGCCAAGCTCCTTTCTCCAAGCTGGAGTACAGCCAAGTAATGCCGTATGCCGAATAGCTGTATACTTATCTCATAAAAATTTCGAGGAAATTCTTCAATTACTTAAGGAAAAATATAAAGAAATTGAAAACATTATTCAAGATCTGGATAGTCGAAATGAAATCAATGCAATTTTTTCTATCCCTGATTCTATATCCTATGAAATTTTTAATACTCAATCTAAATTAAACTTTCTGGAGGCGATAAAAATACTAGAAAAACCTGAGAATATTGAGAAACTTGTCAGGTTAAATCCTATACCCATAGGAACTGGATTTTTAGTAGGAGCAACTCATATACTTACTAATAATCATGTCATTTATAGTGCAGACATGGCTGTTCGTTGCGTAGCAGTTTTTAATTATGTTGAAGATGCTTTAAGAAATGATTTAACAATAGAATATGAGTTCGATGCACCCTCTTTAATTCCTGAATACGATTTAGATTATACACTTATAAAATTAAAACATACAAATTTTAAAAAACCAGCTGGATATGAGTTTGGTTGGATTAATTTGATTGAAAATGATGAAAATATTCTTCCAGGGTTAGAATCTGAGCGAGTTAGAAAACTCAGAGAAGAGTTTCCCGAGCAAAAATTAAAATACTTCATTGATGAAAAAGGAGATATACCAGGAGATAGAGTTGTAATTGTTCAGTATCCAAGGGGAAAGGCAAAAACAATTGTACTTAGTGACAATAGAGTTACCAAGTTATTTCATAACGTTTTACAGTACAGAGCAGATACTGACTATGGTTCCTCTGGAAGCCCTGTATTTAATACAAAGTGGGAATTGGTAGCACTTGCTAACCAAATAGTTTCAAAAGATGATACCAGCAACCTATCAAGTCAAAAAAATAATACTCAACATAAGCAAAAAAACTTTCACCAAAGTGGAAGCATAAGCTTTCCTATTGAAGCTCGTGCTGGACAAGGGATAAGAATCTGCCGGATTATTGAGGATTTGAAGAAAAAAAGCTTTAATAACCCCAAACTTCGGAGTTTCATTGAAGACTTTGTTGTTACTGCTGAACAGATAAATAATCCACCCTTACCATGTGGGCTTGAGTTTGATGGGGTGAGCGATTATGTAGCTTTGGATGGAGAAATTGCTTTGGCATCCTGTGCTACTGACCCATTTTATCCTGATGCAAACGGTACTATTAAACTTTGGAATCGAAGTGGTGTAGAGATTAAAACCTTCCCTCATGATAAAGTGGAAAACTTAAAATTCAGCCATGACGGTAAAGTTTTAGCATCTTTTGGTTTAACAACGGATAGCCTAAAACTTTGGAAAGTAGAAGATGGTACTCTGCTTAAGACTCTGTTAGAGTTCGAGCCAGAGGGAATTACGAGCGTTAGCTTCAGTCCCGACAGCCAAATCTTGGTATCCTCCACTTTCCTTGGCACTATCAAGTTCTGGAGTGTAGAGGATGGCACTCTACTCAAAACTATAGAAATGGAAGACTACAGCACAGTTAGCTTCATCTATGATAGTAAAACTTTAGCATCTGCTAATAGAAATGGCATTATTAAACTTTGGAAATTAGATGAGAGTAGCTTAATAAACACACTAACTGGAAATAGTAGTGAGATTAAAAGTATTATATTAAGTCCCGATGGAAAAATTTTGGCATCTGCTAACCAAGATGGTACTATAAAACTCTGGACTATAGATGCTCCAACCCCGTTTAATACCATAACAGGTCATAGCGGTAGTGTTTTAAGTATCAAATTCAGTCCTGATGGCGAAACATTGATATCTGCTGGTGAAGATTACATTGTAAATATATGGAGTCTTGATGGGCGGTTAATTAGTACTGTAAAACTAAATGATTTTGGAAATAAAAAGTTTTTTATTAAAAGTGTTTACTTCAGCCCTAGTGGTAAAACTCTAGCATCGATTAATGACGGTGGTATTGTCAAGCTTTGGCGGATAAAGGATGGTACTATACTTAGAAGTTTCAGGCACACTGTTCCATCTGTTAATAAGGATAGTATATTATATTCCTATTTTGCTGATGTGAGCTTTAATCCAAAATTCAATCAAGATTTGAATATTGATGACGAGGAAAATTTTGGTGGATCTAAAGCTATCACGATAGAAGCTTGGATTAATCCTCTCGATGGAGGTGGCACAATTGTTAGCAGTGTACCAGGTATCTCTCAGAGAGAATCTCAGAGTTTTAGCTTAAGCGTTAAGACTCGCGGTAGAAATTTAGAAAAAGGAAAAGGAACTATAAATTTTCAAGTCCCTCTTTCTAACGGGGAAACCGCTTGGAGTGTTTATGTAGACATTAATAAATTTATTCATGTTGCTGCTGTTTATGACGGCTCTGCTATCGATGGCAAACAAAAGATAGCGATTTACATTGATGGTCAAAAGCAGGAAATTTATGAAAGACAGTCAAGTACTTCTACTTCAACCAATCACAATCCTGTCTTTCCTCTCATTGCCCTAGTTGGTGCCTCCCCGGAAAAATATGACCTTGAGCAAAGTTTTAATAATTTCTTCAAAGGTTTCATTGCTGAAGTGCGCCAGTGGAAAGTACCTCGTACTGAAGCTCAGATTAAGGAAAATATGCGTCGGCGCTTGAGGGGTGATGAAGAAGGGCTAGTTGGTTACTGGCGGCTTGAGGAAGGAGAAAGTGATAGAGTGTACAATCTTGCATCCAATGGCACAGCATTGAACAATCGCTACGGTATAATTTGTGGTACGAAGAAATGGTTTAGAGCATCACAGCCTCCATCATTAGACTTGCCATTCGGAACGAAATTTAATGAAGAGAACGATTATATAGATTGTGGCAAGAGCAACCTGGATACTCCTGATGCTATTACGGTTGAAGCATGGGTCAAGCATAAGTTTGGTAATTGCTTGATTGTTAGTCGTTATAGCCAAGAGGAGGGTGGTTATTTTCTGTCCTGGCATAATGGTAAAATTCGGGTCAAGTTACAAGGTAAAAGTATTTCTGAATCAACAGAAATTGTTACTAAAGATAATGCTCCTACCGATTATGTATGGCATCACGTTGCATTTACTTGGGATAAAAATTCACAAGAAGTTTCAATATACATCGATGGAAGGCAGCAGAATACTGTGATGATTGAAGGTAGGTATAAGACCATATTTTTTGAGCAACAATATAAAAATATAGGTCTTTTTACAGGTTCTCTAGATGGTTTAACTTCTAACCTCTATATTGGTCGTAGGGAAACTCTAGAAACTTATGCTAATATTGCGATCGCTCAAGTCCGCCTTTGGAATCAAGCTCGTAGTCAAGACCAAATTAAGGCAGATATGAACCGACGCATAGAGTATCGATTGCTCAATGGCGACAACCAAGGATTAGAAGGACTTATAGGTTATTGGCGACTGGATGACGGAAGTCAAGAACAAAAAGTCTCTAGCTTGAACTGCAAAACTTCACAGAGTAATTGATATTGTTCAGTAGTTATTATACATTTTTTAGAGTATGTTTTAGCCTCCTAATTTTTTTATTTCTCGCTCATATTTCTCAATTTGCTGTCGCAGTAATTCCTGTTCAACCTGTCCATTTCTGCGAGTTTTAGGGTCAGTGGTTAGTCTCTCTTGTTGTTCGTATTCATCAAGAAGCTCAAGAGCTTCTGCTAGACTTTTCTTTAGCTTTTGAACTCGCTTCGGGTCGCTTGGCTGAGATGAATGTATTGCTTCTACAGATGGAACATCAATTTTAAGATCGCGAACAAAATTGGGAGCTTCATTATAGTTAACTTGTCCAAACGGCACAAAGTTAGTAACAGTCGTATTCGGTAAAATGTAGACAGAGGAAGCCGCACAGTTTCCCTGCTTTGAAGATAAAAACTTACTAATTAGATAATCTGGCATTTCCCGCCAAATCTTACCAATAGCTTCTATAGAAATTGCTAAACCCTTTTCGCCCTTCCCAATTAGATGAGTAGCTACACCTAAAACACAACCATTTGTTTGATTCACCACTGGAGAACCACTATAACCAGGTTGTAAATAATATTCTCCCTCAATCTTCAAATCCCAGGCGTTAACTCGCTCGCGACCATCACTAGATGCTAAACTGATTTGCTCCCCTAAACTTCCTCTAATCTTTCTTAAAGCAGGGGGACTTTTTGGGTCAAACTGATAAAAACCAGCGATAATGAAAGCCGTTTCTTCTTCGCTAACTGCACATAAAGTTAATCGAGGTTTATCCCATAACCCCTCAACTTGCAAAACCGCTAAATCGAAACCTTCCTTTTCACCAGAAGCTATCACTGTTGCCGGAAGTCCACCTGCCATTACCTTTTCGGCTCCCCCAACATCCCTGACGACATGGGCGCAGGTTAATAAGTAAACAGCCTGTTCATCCCGATGGATAATAAATCCCGTACCAAAGTCTCTACTTCGATTCGGTTCGCTGCTAGTAATCAAAACAATAGAGTCCGAGACATTTGAACTCATTTAAGCTTTAACTCTTGGGTATAAGTATCATTTTTACTATTAGGTTAGCCCCGGCTTTAGATTTGGTTACGTAGAGGTTTCCCTCGCCTTCAAAACTAAAGCCAATTTGAACTTCTGCCTTTTCAATCTGCATCTCCTGATTAATTTCCTTCCAAGCGGTAGCAATTGGACGACAGGTTTTCACCAGAACGGGACGGATTTTATCAAAGGTTGAATCAACGCGATCGGCGAGACTACCAGAAATCTGCTTGGCTTGGTCTTCTGGTACTTCGACTTCTACCAATATGCCATCTTCTAATTCAATCAGCTTAGTAGCCATTATAATTTTTTAATTAATTGACACTAAGATTTAATTTAACCACAGCTTGGGATAGATATCTTTAATTTAGCAGTGCTTTCCCTGCCTGCTAACGGCTCATGGGGATAGCGTCACGGGAGCAGTCTTGTTACTCAACATTTCAGCAATTCTCGACCTCTGGACAGGCTCACTTATAATCCGTTACCAATGAGAATAAAAGGTGCCCAGTAATGGGGATGGCTTAGAGCATTAGCTACTGCTGATGGTAAATTACTGCGTGTGCGTTGTTGAACAGTTTGATATTGAGATTTATTTAGTGATATGTCTTTACCTGTAATAAGTGCTACTTGTGCTTTCTGTAAAGCTAGAGCCAGTGAATTATTTTCTGACTGCAATGCTGCATAAAAAGCTGTCATCAAAGCTTGGGTACCACCATCATTGACTTTCCATAAAGAAGCGATCGCTGCTTTGGCTCCAGTTTGTTGCATTTGATAACCAAAACCTAAAATTTCTTCCCCATTTCCTAATTTTCCACCGATTCCAGTTTGACAAGCACTTAGTACTACTAACTCAACATTAGGAAGTGATAACCGTTGAATATCTCGGATAGTAAATAAATTGCCATCTCCTAATACAATAAATGAATCTTCTGGTTTTCCCGTGACAAACATAGCATGAGTTGCTAAATGCACAATTGAGAAGTCATTTAAACGGGGAATAGTAGCTTCTCTACTAAATTCACGGTCTAAAAGTTTTATGGTTCCTGGCATTATAGCAGCTATATTTTCTACTTCTACTCCAGCAAATTTCAACCCATCAAAAGCCAAGGGAGTACCTTCCATTTTAAAGTTATAACGACCAGTCGCAAAAGCACCAGCCAAAACTTGAGGTTGTGATGTACGTTGTCTGATGAATTTAGTCAGACTCATAGCAGTAATATTATTAGTAACAAAGCGTTGCACCAGCCATTGTTCGCCATCGTATAAAGCAGCTAAAGGAATGTAACGCAATTGTCCATCTGGAGCATAAATAATGCTTTTAGCTTCTGCTTGTTTTAAATCTTTTTCAATTGGTTTAATTAACCAATTATACAACTTTAATGCTGGAGCTTTAGCATCAGAGTTGGGATTTTCCAATGCCATTCTAAATTCTACAATAGCTCTATTTAGGTCGGCTTTTTTGACATTGACACTGCGATGAATCGGCGGAGCATCAGGAGTAACTAAGACTAATTCTAAGCGATTTTCTAAAATTAACGGATATAGTAATACAGCTTTTGGTTGTAATTGTCTTAAAATATCCGCTCGTAGTGTATTAAGTTGATTTAAACTAATATTTTGTTCTCTATTGCTAGGACTAAGTTGTTGGACAATAGTTATAATTTCAGGTGAATTAATAAATTGAATAAATTTACCATTAATTTCTTGTTGAATTTGATTAAGTTGGGCAATTCGCTGTTGTTGTTCGGGTGTGCGATCGGCTGAAGGAATTTTTTGCAATTCAGCTAATTCTCTACCTAGCTGAATCTCTTGATTCAAAATCTGATTGTAGTTATCATTAATTTGTCGCTCTTGGGGATTTAAAGGAATTCCTTGAGCTGTTTGTTGAGTTCCCCGCACATTTTGTAAATAATCTTCTAATTCTTGGACTTTGAGCAGGTCAAGGACTTGTTGTGCTTCTAAAACTCGGTCTTGTTGGAGCAATAAATCAGCAAGACGACGATAGCTATCAGCGACAGTAGTAGTGTAAGAGCGTTGTTGGGAAATAGGGAGAGAGCGCAACTCTTGACGAATTGATTCTGTAACATTAACGGATAGTTTATAAAAGATGATCGCCATTTCTGGCTGATTTTCTTTCACTAGCACTTCACCAATGTTACTAAGGATAAGACGTTCAATTCGGCGATCGCCAACCTCTCTAATAATGACTAAAGCTTTTTGGTAAGAATCTAACGCTTGGGGAAATTGATTTAAACCTTTATAAGCACTACCAATAGTCTCAAGTGTGTTACCTATCCATCCCTTTTCTCCTAGTTCCTGTAAAATTACTAATGCTTGATTTAATACTTCTAAAGCTTGGATATATTGCTCCTGTTTTTGGTAAACAGTTCCTATATTATTTAAAGTCCGTGCAGTACTAGCACGGTTGCCAATTCTTCGAGAAATAGCTAATGCTTGTTGATAAAATTCTAGAGCTTTGGAATAGTTACTTAACTGCTCATAAGCCCACCCGATATTATGAAGGGTTTTTGCTTCACCCATTAAATCTTTAGTTTCCCGGCGAAATACCAAAGCTCTCTGATAAAAGTCAAGTGCTTTAACGCTCTCACCTATAGCAGTGTAAAGCATCCCAATATTATTTAAAGTGCGTCCCACGAGTACTTTGTCGCCAATTTCTTGACCAATGGCAAGGCTCTGCTGATAAAATTTTAGCGCTTGGGGATAGTTGCTTAGACCTTGGTAGGCTAAACCAATTGTGTTTAGAGTATACCCAATAGCTACTTTATCGCCAATCTCTTGATCAACAGCTAAGGCTTGTTGAAGAAACTCTAAAGCTGAGGAATATTGCCCTTGGTAATAATAAGCCATTCCCATTTCTATGAGAATTTTTCCAACACCTACTCTGTTACCTATGTCCTTACTAATTTTTAGGGAATGCTCGAAGAACTGGA carries:
- a CDS encoding LamG-like jellyroll fold domain-containing protein, whose protein sequence is MLSSVKKVPLNVVIDLPDFLPSSFLQAGVQPSNAVCRIAVYLSHKNFEEILQLLKEKYKEIENIIQDLDSRNEINAIFSIPDSISYEIFNTQSKLNFLEAIKILEKPENIEKLVRLNPIPIGTGFLVGATHILTNNHVIYSADMAVRCVAVFNYVEDALRNDLTIEYEFDAPSLIPEYDLDYTLIKLKHTNFKKPAGYEFGWINLIENDENILPGLESERVRKLREEFPEQKLKYFIDEKGDIPGDRVVIVQYPRGKAKTIVLSDNRVTKLFHNVLQYRADTDYGSSGSPVFNTKWELVALANQIVSKDDTSNLSSQKNNTQHKQKNFHQSGSISFPIEARAGQGIRICRIIEDLKKKSFNNPKLRSFIEDFVVTAEQINNPPLPCGLEFDGVSDYVALDGEIALASCATDPFYPDANGTIKLWNRSGVEIKTFPHDKVENLKFSHDGKVLASFGLTTDSLKLWKVEDGTLLKTLLEFEPEGITSVSFSPDSQILVSSTFLGTIKFWSVEDGTLLKTIEMEDYSTVSFIYDSKTLASANRNGIIKLWKLDESSLINTLTGNSSEIKSIILSPDGKILASANQDGTIKLWTIDAPTPFNTITGHSGSVLSIKFSPDGETLISAGEDYIVNIWSLDGRLISTVKLNDFGNKKFFIKSVYFSPSGKTLASINDGGIVKLWRIKDGTILRSFRHTVPSVNKDSILYSYFADVSFNPKFNQDLNIDDEENFGGSKAITIEAWINPLDGGGTIVSSVPGISQRESQSFSLSVKTRGRNLEKGKGTINFQVPLSNGETAWSVYVDINKFIHVAAVYDGSAIDGKQKIAIYIDGQKQEIYERQSSTSTSTNHNPVFPLIALVGASPEKYDLEQSFNNFFKGFIAEVRQWKVPRTEAQIKENMRRRLRGDEEGLVGYWRLEEGESDRVYNLASNGTALNNRYGIICGTKKWFRASQPPSLDLPFGTKFNEENDYIDCGKSNLDTPDAITVEAWVKHKFGNCLIVSRYSQEEGGYFLSWHNGKIRVKLQGKSISESTEIVTKDNAPTDYVWHHVAFTWDKNSQEVSIYIDGRQQNTVMIEGRYKTIFFEQQYKNIGLFTGSLDGLTSNLYIGRRETLETYANIAIAQVRLWNQARSQDQIKADMNRRIEYRLLNGDNQGLEGLIGYWRLDDGSQEQKVSSLNCKTSQSN
- a CDS encoding CHAT domain-containing protein, with product MFFNFTYLSLLTAILTLSLNAPVLDIRTNSELLGITSQHSEHKQSPSTKECKTEAEQLLQQSAQLFQNNRYHEALESYQQVLAICEKLGDRKGIGDTSYQIGLVYLRLNEYTQAIQFFEHSLKISKDIGNRVGVGKILIEMGMAYYYQGQYSSALEFLQQALAVDQEIGDKVAIGYTLNTIGLAYQGLSNYPQALKFYQQSLAIGQEIGDKVLVGRTLNNIGMLYTAIGESVKALDFYQRALVFRRETKDLMGEAKTLHNIGWAYEQLSNYSKALEFYQQALAISRRIGNRASTARTLNNIGTVYQKQEQYIQALEVLNQALVILQELGEKGWIGNTLETIGSAYKGLNQFPQALDSYQKALVIIREVGDRRIERLILSNIGEVLVKENQPEMAIIFYKLSVNVTESIRQELRSLPISQQRSYTTTVADSYRRLADLLLQQDRVLEAQQVLDLLKVQELEDYLQNVRGTQQTAQGIPLNPQERQINDNYNQILNQEIQLGRELAELQKIPSADRTPEQQQRIAQLNQIQQEINGKFIQFINSPEIITIVQQLSPSNREQNISLNQLNTLRADILRQLQPKAVLLYPLILENRLELVLVTPDAPPIHRSVNVKKADLNRAIVEFRMALENPNSDAKAPALKLYNWLIKPIEKDLKQAEAKSIIYAPDGQLRYIPLAALYDGEQWLVQRFVTNNITAMSLTKFIRQRTSQPQVLAGAFATGRYNFKMEGTPLAFDGLKFAGVEVENIAAIMPGTIKLLDREFSREATIPRLNDFSIVHLATHAMFVTGKPEDSFIVLGDGNLFTIRDIQRLSLPNVELVVLSACQTGIGGKLGNGEEILGFGYQMQQTGAKAAIASLWKVNDGGTQALMTAFYAALQSENNSLALALQKAQVALITGKDISLNKSQYQTVQQRTRSNLPSAVANALSHPHYWAPFILIGNGL
- a CDS encoding CU044_2847 family protein produces the protein MATKLIELEDGILVEVEVPEDQAKQISGSLADRVDSTFDKIRPVLVKTCRPIATAWKEINQEMQIEKAEVQIGFSFEGEGNLYVTKSKAGANLIVKMILIPKS
- a CDS encoding trypsin-like peptidase domain-containing protein, encoding MSSNVSDSIVLITSSEPNRSRDFGTGFIIHRDEQAVYLLTCAHVVRDVGGAEKVMAGGLPATVIASGEKEGFDLAVLQVEGLWDKPRLTLCAVSEEETAFIIAGFYQFDPKSPPALRKIRGSLGEQISLASSDGRERVNAWDLKIEGEYYLQPGYSGSPVVNQTNGCVLGVATHLIGKGEKGLAISIEAIGKIWREMPDYLISKFLSSKQGNCAASSVYILPNTTVTNFVPFGQVNYNEAPNFVRDLKIDVPSVEAIHSSQPSDPKRVQKLKKSLAEALELLDEYEQQERLTTDPKTRRNGQVEQELLRQQIEKYEREIKKLGG